One window from the genome of Nicotiana tomentosiformis chromosome 5, ASM39032v3, whole genome shotgun sequence encodes:
- the LOC104107519 gene encoding cyclin-D4-1-like yields the protein MAADNIYDFVASNLLCTETKSLCFDDVDSLTISQQNIETKSKDLSFNNGIRSEPLIDLPSLSEECLSFMVQREMEFLPKDDYVERLRSGDLDLSVRKEALDWILKAHMHYGFGELSFCLSINYLDRFLSLYELPRSKTWTVQLLAVACLSLAAKMEEINVPLTVDLQVGDPKFVFEGKTIQRMELLVLSTLKWRMQAYTPYTFIDYFMRKMNGDQIPSRPLISGSMQLILSIIRSIDFLEFRSSEIAASVAMSVSGEIQAKDIDKAMPCFFIHLDKGRVQKCVELIQDLTTATITTAAAASLVPQSPIGVLEAAACLSYKSGDERTVGSCTTSSHTKRRKLDTSSLEHGTSEKL from the exons ATGGCAGCTGATAACATTTATGATTTTGTAGCCTCAAATCTTTTATGTACAGAAACAAAAAGTCTTTGTTTTGATGATGTTGATTCTTTGACTATAAGTCAACAGAACATTGAAACTAAGAGTAAAGACTTGAGCTTTAACAATGGTATTAGATCAGAGCCATTGATTGATTTGCCAAGTTTAAGTGAAGAATGCTTGAGTTTTATGGTGCAAAGGGAAATGGAGTTTTTGCCTAAAGATGATTATGTCGAGAGATTGAGAAGTGGAGATTTGGATTTGAGTGTGAGAAAAGAGGCTCTTGATTGGATTTTGAAG GCTCATATGCACTATGGATTTGGAGAGCTGAGTTTTTGTTTGTCGATAAATTACTTGGATCGATTTCTATCTCTGTATGAATTGCCA AGAAGTAAAACTTGGACAGTGCAATTGTTAGCTGTGGCCTGTCTATCACTTGCAGCCAAAATGGAAGAAATTAATGTTCCTTTGACTGTTGATTTACAG GTAGGGGATCCCAAATTTGTATTTGAAGGCAAAACTATACAAAGAATGGAACTTTTGGTATTAAGCACATTGAAGTGGAGAATGCAAGCTTATACACCTTACACATTCATAGATTATTTTATGAGAAAGATGAATGGTGATCAAATCCCATCTCGGCCGTTGATTTCTGGATCAATGCAACTGATATTAAGCATAATAAGAA GTATTGATTTCTTGGAATTCAGGTCTTCTGAAATTGCAGCATCAGTGGCAATGTCTGTTTCAGGGGAAATACAAGCAAAAGACATTGATAAGGCAATGCCTTGCTTCTTCATACACTTAGACAAG GGTAGAGTGCAGAAGTGTGTTGAACTGATTCAAGATTTGACAACTGCTACTATTACTACTGCTGCTGCTGCCTCATTAGTACCTCAAAGTCCTATTGGAGTGTTGGAAGCAGCAGCATGCTTGAGCTACAAAAGTGGTGATGAGAGAACAGTTGGATCATGTACAACTTCTTCACATACTAAAAGGAGAAAACTTGACACATCATCTTTAGAGCATGGGACTTCAGAAAAGTTGTGA